From a region of the Tindallia californiensis genome:
- a CDS encoding stalk domain-containing protein yields the protein MALADIRPSLVLSLWDVAPVSIGGRTFVPLRFSTDNLDARAEWINS from the coding sequence CCCTTGCGGACATCAGACCGTCTTTGGTTCTTTCGCTTTGGGACGTAGCACCCGTGTCTATTGGTGGAAGAACCTTTGTCCCGCTCCGATTCTCAACGGATAATCTGGATGCTCGGGCGGAATGGATTAATTCTA